CTTCGCAGATCATCGCAGTTCAGGGTGGTCGGACACACCCACCGCAGAGTTTTGACCCCTTGCTAAACGGTACCAAATTGTTTTGCTTGTATAATTTCTGTCACAACGATTGATGTAACAATTGTAAATGAATTTTTGTGATGGAAAAAAACTatatggattttttttttttcagtcgtGGTagttgaaaatgatttttttttaaactttaggTTAGTGAGGACTGCCTGTACTTGACTGTCTTCACGCCTCGCAGCGCCACCACAGGTTCAAACTTTCCAGTCATGTTGTTTTTACACGGAGGTAACTTTGTGGAAGGCAGTGGTTACTCCGATCTGACCGATGGCAGATACTATGCAAATAAAACTGATACGATATCAGTTCTTATAAACTACAGGCTTGGTAGGTGAACGCTTAaataacgagagagagagagagagagagagagagagagagagagagagagagagagagagagagagagagagagagagagagagagagagagagagatgaggaagggagggagggagggagataGAGAGAGAAGTCTGTGCAAGAGCTAgtaaaaaattaatatcaacAATTTGAATTTACAGGTGCTTTTGGTTTCCTTGTGACCGGAAACGGAAGTGAAGACGCCACCGGTAACTATGGGATACTGGATCAGCGGTTGGCGCTTGAATGGGTGCAGACAAACATCGCTTCATTTGGAGGAGATCCAAACAGAGTAATaacatatttcaaaactttccaAGATATTATTAAGTTCGATTAAGCACATGAACAATTTACACTAATGTGAACTTCTCTCAACGGGACCAATGCCTCGAATTTAGAAAGTAGCAACTTGATTTGAGACACACAGAGAGTGTCAAATCCCTCTCCTCTAATTTTCATGCAGCCTCTGGTGGTTAAACAAAGTTAAGCCTTTGTAGACTAGAATGGGACTGATGTGGTTTTAAAATCCGTCAGTCATACACTGCGCCAGATATCGACCAGCGCATATAGCACCCTCTTGCTGTGTGAGCCTAGTTATGGTGTGACACATAAGAAAAACTAAATGCAGCTATTGTTTTTAAACAGCATATCAGTATACCACAGATAATCTGTGCGATCAGTTCAAAAAGGGTTGGATCACTGATCAAAGCAGAACTTCATTGGAATACATCCCAAACTTAGTTGTTCCTCATTACTATGAATACCTCAACTATGTCCCTTTCTTGATATATACACATAACTTAGTGACATGTGACTGTTCacctgtaaaatatatttatagtGCTGTTAAGAGAAATATGTTCGTTGATATTTGCTGTTAATTGCTAttaaaggtacactgtcacctgttccaattttgccacagttaccatggaaagagaaaatctaaccaatcacagattttaagcggatggccactttttaaaaacagcaccctcacatggacattttgaataccaaggaacgcccctttgaccatatatgggcatatttagattacaggtgactgtatacctttaaggtgaCATTACAAATTAAGACTCTCTGACTCTGTAGGTTGTGTGTTTAAACTAATTTCTATCACTACACTACGCATGGCGGAGATAAAATATCAGTAATATGAATCGGTGTAATTTGGCCTTTGGCATGCCAAGCACCAACGGATAACGCTGTGCACCATGTTACTCGCGATTCAGGCAATAACATGGCTAAATATACAATTGAGGCGCAATGATAGAATAAAAGTGGTACATGTTCTTTTCAGATCTTTCAGCAGATTTGTTTCAAGTTCTCAATTTTCTTCCACCCGTATACAGGTGACACTGTTCGGACAGAGCGCCGGCTCCCAATCTGTGGCCGTTCATGTGACTTCGAAAAGGAGCCAGAATCTCTTCCACAGGGCTATCATTGAAAGTTTCCCGTTCTCTGTACCTTTCAAGAAATACTTCGAAGCTGTCATACTGGGCAACGATTTCGCGGAAGCTCTGAACTGTTCTCACGGCGACCTGAAATGCATGCGTACGAAATCTCCAGCGGATGTGAAAGGCGCCCAAGACAAAGTTGGCGGGGTAATCATAAACCCGCTGCGACTGTTTGAGATGTTCGAGCAATGGGGACCATACATAGACGGAAGAGATATTACCAAACAGTCTGTCGACGCTTTCATGTCGGGGGATTTCCAGAAAATGCCGATAATAATTGGTAGCACATCTGATGAAGCGCGCATCAATGTCATAGGAGCGTTTCCGAAACCGATGGACGTTCTCCAAGTTTATGAATACCTTTTGGCTTTGTTTCCGACGCATTTCTTCCAAGTAATGGCAGAGTATCCTCCTGATCCACCGGGAAGCGACCAGCGAGAGCCAATGATCGTCGCTGCCAACCACGTAGTATTTGTCTGCCCCGAACGGGCAGCCTTGCGCGGTATCGCCAAATACGGAGATGGAAACGTCTGGATGTACCTATTTGATCATATCCTGTCATTCGACGCCTGGGGTCCCCACTGGCAGTTCTGTGTCAACCACTCGTGCCACGGAGCAGAGCTGGCTTTCCTTTTTCACTCTGCGCCTCTCGGTGGATTTAAGTATACCGCGGACGAGGATGTTCTGTCGAGAAGTATGGTGTACTATTGGTCCAACATGGCGCATACTGGCAACCCGAATGACGACACCTGGCGGCGAAATAATCCACGGAGTGATTCAGTGGGTGAGTTCGTCGAATGGCCGAAGTACGGAAACTCAACGGGTTGGAGCTATATGCATTTAATGACTCCGcgtgaccgagcagataaaaatTATCTTCAAGAAAAGTGCGATTTTTGGGACTCGTTGGATGTATATCCACGATGAActgagtcacgtgacattaatTTGCCGATTAATCTCACTGATCCAAATATCCCACTAATTAAACTGAGATCATAAATGAAAGATGTAGGCTAATTTATCGCTAAGTTCGTGATCGGTAGATAATGTGATAATCGATACTGAAATAGGCGGAGATCCTCGATACCATCATACCGAAAATAGAATTATTCTTCTTATTAATGATTAATGCACGACAATAACTTGACAAAATTACCCTTAGCTAAATATTGCTTTCAATAAAAGGTGGAAAGACGGTACCTTTTCATCAACGAAATCGCATTGAAGACAGCAAGATGTCCTTTGTtcgattgtatgtatgtatgtatgtatgtatgtatgtatgtatgtatgtatgtatgtatgtatgtatgtatgtatgtatgtatgtatgtatgtatgtatgtatgtatgtatgtatgtatgtatgtacagaaaAGCTACTATGGTTGATTGCTTAGGAAAATACACAGAGTAGAATTATATGTTTTCTGCATTGTATATTTTCTTaaacaattcaaccattgtaagtATTCTGTTCGTATTTTGCATTGTAAAAAACGCCTGAAGAAGCTCTTATTTTAGGGTGAAACgctgtgtttgaggtataataaatacgtttgaacctaacaaccaggtttGACAATGTGCTTCACGCATGTATATATAATACAGAGTAAATCATAAAAACACGTATATCTATTCGTCATACGCATGCAGAATAGGCGCTTACAGTAATCAAACAAATGAACAGACAAAGTATGCCACTTGATATTCTTCGTGGCTGCCCTGGGTCACGCgacaagaaaagaaacaaacaggCTGTACATGTCAATCCCTTTACGTGTAAAAATGAGAAGATTAAATGATCAGACATCTCTTTTTATGCACACAACATAATTTGACAAAGAAAGAATGTAAAGTTTCACTAATTGGCGTTCTTCGACAAAATTAATCGACGTGTTTTCCGTTTTAAGGGCGTAGGGTAGACAAATACTCGGTGCCAATCACCATTAATTCTCTGAGGAGCTATTTCGATCGCTTGCAAAACATCGCTCACGATAATTTTTCGCTCGACGCCATTGTGTGTCCAAAAATTAATTACAGAGAACAAAGGGATGGGCTTATCTTTTTAAAACGATATTAAATGAAAATTGAGTCGCAATGTGTTAGCCTTTAGCAACTGTTGTATGTACCCCGTACTTTACCattgtaaaaatacaaaaaagcttgattttaacattttcagtcGTTAAAGGGATATACATGTAATACGGACATGTTCAGATGTCGTCTGCGAGAAACATGCATAAACAATGGTCTTGCTACAGATAAAGGTTTCAAGTGACGAACTGCACCCAGtgtaattttttcacaaactgGCGAATCGTTGCGAATTTCGGCATCGTTGAAATTTTCAAGATGACGTTTTCGCAGTTTTGTTTCTGAAAGAACAAACGTTTTCAAGTTGGAGtataaattgtgtatttttttaaattgtgaATTTTCACATCTTTTATTTTCGTGCGCATTTCCACATTTTTCATTACCTTTATTGACCGACATGGGTCAGTCCATTTTCATATGATTACAAAGCGCCGCTCATCAAATTAATATGTTTTCTATTCGGCGGCAGAGCATTATCATAATAAATATATGTACACGTCACCGGTTGCCAGGAGATCGGAGGAATTCAAGCGAAACTTTTTTTTCGcctgttgaatatttttttccattttcgcCATAGATCAGCAAGTGAAGAGCGCGAAAGGGTATTTTCGTCGGCTCCCTTCAAATTATCCGCGAAAGAGGAAGACAAATCGTCGCGAGACGACGTATGCGAGATCAAGTAGAGTTTGAAAAGCTTCTCGGGTAACCATGGTGAACGTCATCAAGGTTTTGTGGAAAGGAGTGTTCCAGCTTCTGCTTAACTATGGCTTCATCGTCATGGTGTACGCTATCTTTTGGGGGATTTGGGATTTTCTATCCAGCGTAGGGAGCTTATTCGTCAAAGCTCTGGAAGACGAGACCCTTTGGACTGCCGATCTCACCAAGCAGCTCTCAGAGGAAATCAAGAAATGGAAGAGTGATGATGGCTCCGCAGATAGTGATGAGTAAGTTTCATGATATACGATGACGCAGTCGTTTTCACGGCTCGAAATCATGGCAACCCTGGCTTTTCAGGCGACTTGTGAAAATACCTTCAGTGTTTCTGGTTAACTTATTTcgctgtgtgtttttttttatgctTCAGACCAACCTCTCTCATAGAAAGCTCTCGACAAATGTACTTCCCCACCTTTCACAAACATCCGTGATTGACATTTCACAGTTCATCCAACAACTACATGGGTTGATCGAGCTTAAAACTTGCACTATTGCAAAAGGttcatcattttgtaaatttattcgATAACTTTGATAACATGAAGCGAAAATGATACAGCATTTGCATTTCTATTCGCTCTTATTGATTCACGGCGAAATATGAAATCTACACTGTCGTTTTTTGATTGGGTCATTTTTTCCGATGTATGGCCTGGTGAGTAAGGCTGTTTATAACGTTGATTGGTGGCTTAAACAATGTCGTCATACACATTGCGATGCCTTATCATACTGTGTCGTCAAGTCAACCaggatatttttttctgtttgcgaCCAAcctgttttaaaacatttctaCCTTATTTTCTtcgttttacaaaaataaagaaCTCGATTTTATTAAATTGTCAGTTTCTATTTGGCTGACAATTTGTAAAAGACGGATGGACAGGTGGggagatagataaatagatagatagataaataaataaatagatagatagatagatagatagatagatagataaataaatagatagatagatagatagatagatagatagatagatagatagatagatagaatgaTGTTTTCGCACGAGATACCTATTTTTCGGCAGCACGCTACGAGggaacaaatattttttgtatgtGCTGACTTTTTTCTTTTCCAACACTTCCGAAACGTGATGTTAATTCGTGTATATGctgcaaaatattattttatgatgAGCTAATATGTCTTTCATGGGAAGAAAGATAGAGCAAGTTCTTCGGTGCAATACTTCCAAAATGTGTTTCAGTCCTAGGTTCCTTGGGAGTTTTGTTTAAGTGTGCAAATCTTGGGTTATCTTCATAATCATCAAACCTCTTACTTCGACGTAATTGATTCCCCATTTCTTGTGTTTCTCTCCGACCGGAGTCTCAGATTGGCATTCTCGCCCGTGTAGCGTGAACTATTTGATTTCGTTCGCGATAACGCAAGTAATCTCTTTGGTTGTACGCCCTCGTACAAGCGTTACCAATGTGTGCGTACTGTGAGACGATATTTACCAAGTTTTCGAAAACGTACCGGCATAACATATCGGCAAACAAGGCATAGAGAATAGCTCTACCACAAACCAGGCAGCACGGCCCTTTGCAGATACCCGACGTCGACCACAGATATTGACAGCGCCAATAATCCACCATCGCAAATTTCATTAAAGAAATTTATGCGATCTCGGACTTAACTACTTTGTTTTGCCAATATAAGTGTTTAGACAAGCGCATCACGACTACAGGaaacaaatttataaaatcATAACTGTACAGGGAAGTCTCTTGACTAGGGAATTCATCGGCACAGAAACTGAACAGACCGAGtcttgttgccatggtgacttGAACGACCTctgttatgcaaataaaatcattttaatttgaaaagtgGTTCCTTATTATTTTTACACTCATGCATGTTTACTTATTCCAATTACATAAATAATTTCGCGATTCGCATGGCACAACACTAATTTCTGTTTCTGTATATTCCAAGTAAACTGAAAGACAGGAGTGTTCGAATTCAAGTATCCAATTTCATATTCTATATTCATCGACTTGTACAACTTCATGAACAATAGTGAAGGTGCTTGTTTCTCGCTAATTGCTTTTTTGCTCGTCAATTATTCATCCGGACTGCAGACATGCTCTGTCAATCGCTGAAGGAGAACCAATTGTCGCTAATGGGTTGGCTAGCAGCATTCTTCATCTTCTGTAAGCTCAGAGGTAAACGATCTGTAAACCAGCTACATCCTTAATAAGTTGTTCATGCCActttaatatttacatattcTTGCAAtgtgtttatcaatttttacgtgtttgtgtatatatttatttcattctcAGACTAAATTAATAATAAAAGCCGCATAGTTAGACAGATAGATAAATATATCGATAGATAGACGGATAGATAAATACagaacaacacgattggaactaatttggtttaatttgatggtgaagtaatgtctgtttaatctgcaattgtaatctcatctgcttttcttgttacattacacacttgtttttatgagtaatttgtaatattgcaacattcagctatatggcaccgacacttttgagaaatttgaaaaatatgaaaatccaattatcccaaattagttccaatcgtgttgaacgGTAGAGGCAGAACAAGAACATGCTTTTGATTTTAAGACGTGTTTTATTACAAAAACCTGTACAAAAAAGGACCTATCAAACAAATAGGATAAAATACGCTACGGTGCGGacgaaaatttgacttttcgtGGAATGATCAGGAATGATCGGAAAAATAGCAGTGGTCTCGAGTAAGGGGAGGTACTTAGTGACTTCTGAGAAGACGGCGTTGGGTAAACAC
This is a stretch of genomic DNA from Ptychodera flava strain L36383 chromosome 21, AS_Pfla_20210202, whole genome shotgun sequence. It encodes these proteins:
- the LOC139121687 gene encoding cAMP-regulated D2 protein-like produces the protein MLRSKPSVASMFSLALRSEMFPLIVIFTVTCLGLPASEAGVVRGDGPTVVTPNGPIEGLYLDEANVFFGIPYAVPPVGDRRWRDPVPAKSWKPDVYKAVKPPPGCYQHCGTPPHTCPATVSEDCLYLTVFTPRSATTGSNFPVMLFLHGGNFVEGSGYSDLTDGRYYANKTDTISVLINYRLGAFGFLVTGNGSEDATGNYGILDQRLALEWVQTNIASFGGDPNRVTLFGQSAGSQSVAVHVTSKRSQNLFHRAIIESFPFSVPFKKYFEAVILGNDFAEALNCSHGDLKCMRTKSPADVKGAQDKVGGVIINPLRLFEMFEQWGPYIDGRDITKQSVDAFMSGDFQKMPIIIGSTSDEARINVIGAFPKPMDVLQVYEYLLALFPTHFFQVMAEYPPDPPGSDQREPMIVAANHVVFVCPERAALRGIAKYGDGNVWMYLFDHILSFDAWGPHWQFCVNHSCHGAELAFLFHSAPLGGFKYTADEDVLSRSMVYYWSNMAHTGNPNDDTWRRNNPRSDSVGEFVEWPKYGNSTGWSYMHLMTPRDRADKNYLQEKCDFWDSLDVYPR